One genomic segment of Vespa velutina chromosome 10, iVesVel2.1, whole genome shotgun sequence includes these proteins:
- the LOC124952689 gene encoding probable serine/threonine-protein kinase mkcC isoform X3, which yields MSRRMSLINEVQRYDAVDEESPGSSTKKLTVSPSETEKNLPLEIPLESKIENPVYPLTVTSNRGEIYPGTRIIEQKRDDKPLRCQVEKTFSRMSTGEILDPYDLKKERKEILYDTRLKNNESIIEKQLSTTIPIDKISYDFEKRSELHIERIAKEFEDPKWRNASSSLSSDNVRIPSSPEETSDSEIIEVRKDSALFLEEAEGFDQREFARRYSSLRFSRPRRESSGYSSNLGTFDEDRRNSTNVDVLQDLLKERRRSSAKRNNSRFGEDESRYSIVPSNNNNVLERMPTTEIHRKLSSSGLDMPDIEEVKELVKDDSTSSLSQENLDGNLVDPENQQSRNPSIPSTNETSTITITTTTTTTTTTTTITTAATSSCNKSFESDNCRTMETTGRTIVCDPYDSTSLKEAIAVLVTKRDEDVKSNTTIKSENRERESYNDRKTFERVREESRCESSKDENKSGMENEGRYDRRERRRMKSIEIENRKSNMADIFSRSAKVYRFISTQSEDQVDERSEDIDACSQDRRISLQITGDGGAGEGEGEEGAGRDDEVKRKKESREPIFKLSEYRSSTTNVVESTCTRIVGSIDDDKGNDANNIERVVVSRNISGVTALAAPSSFRKLSSSVGELSYGGGCGTTTTTTTTTTAAATTTTTTTTTITTATTTTLHRALPDVAPVSVRPIYPYCPYSPYGSPQGSPRNRRRPLRESRRVSIDNTQGGLQLNQYRLLDNIGQGSYGIVKLAYNEEDDTHYAMKILSKRKLMKKAGIFGRMAPGRKGTANPLAKVYREIALLKKLDHPNVVKLVEVLDDPDEDNLYLVFELVQKGEVLQIPTDKPLDEDTARKNFRDVVMGVEYLHYQRIVHRDIKPSNLLVDSDGRIKIADLGVSAELRTSGELLSGPAGTPAFAAPETTTPDAHYSGTPCDVWSMGVTLYSLVTGRVPWDGAGSIIGVHAAIRSEPLKFPENPILSKDLKDLIVRMLTKDPTERISLQRLKEHDWLTDIGKDPLPSEADNCRLPVTVTDEEVERVVTKVPKLDTLILIKKMLKQHSFQNPFLPKKISRTLGNDGDPVTESSLPLERTTESLVQRSVTPRNIKTERFQRSGRSNSAPDSYDWQANNRQISMESPLPPVTEASNQEAEIERR from the exons atacgaCGCAGTAGACGAGGAATCACCGGGCTCGTCCACGAAAAAACTGACGGTTTCACCGTCGGAAACCGAAAAGAACTTACCTTTGGAAATACCATTGGAATCGAAGATAGAAAATCCTGTTTATCCTTTGACAGTGACATCCAATCGAGGGGAAATATATCCAGGCACGAGGATTatcgaacaaaaaagagatgacAAACCGTTAAGGTGTCAAGTAGAGAAAACCTTTTCTCGTATGTCAACAGGCGAAATCCTGGATCCTTACGAtttgaaaaaggaacgaaaggagATTCTTTATGATACGCGTTTGAAAAATAACGAGAGTATCATAGAGAAACAGTTGTCTACGACAATACCCATCGACAAGATATCTTacgattttgaaaaaagatccGAATTGCATATAGAAAGGATCGCTAAGGAATTCGAAGATCCAAAATGGAGGAATGCGTCGTCGTCTCTTAGCTCG gataACGTCAGGATACCGTCCAGTCCGGAAGAGACGTCAGATTCGGAGATAATCGAGGTACGAAAAGACAGTGCGTTATTTCTCGAGGAGGCCGAGGGTTTCGATCAACGTGAATTTGCAAGAAGGTATAGCTCGTTAAGATTCTCAAGGCCACGTAGAGAAAGCAGCGGATACTCTAGTAATCTTGGTACATTCGACGAGGACAGAAGGAACTCGACTAATGTCGACGTTCTACAAGATTTATTAAAGGAAAGACGTAGATCATCGGCGAAACGTAACAATTCACGATTTGGAGAAGACGAATCTCGTTACTCAATCGTCCCgagcaataacaataacgtttTAGAAAGGATGCCGACTACTGAGATCCATAGGAAGCTTTCGAGCTCGGGTTTGGATATGCCTGACATCGAGGAAGTTAAAGAACTTGTTAAGGACGATTCAACTTCGTCCTTATCGCAGGAAAATCTTGATGGAAATCTTGTCGATCCTGAAA ACCAGCAATCTCGAAATCCGTCGATTCCTTCAACAAACGAGActtctactattactatcactactactactactactactactactactactactattacaacTGCAGCTACTAGTTCGTGCAATAAATCCTTTGAATCGGATAATTGTCGTACGATGGAAACGACAGGACGTACAATTGTTTGCGATCCGTACGATTCGACGAGTTTAAAAGAGGCTATCGCGGTATTGGTTACAAAAAGGGATGAAGATGTTAAATCTAATACGacaataaaaagtgaaaatcgCGAAAGGGAATCGTACAACGATAGGAAAACTTTTGAAAGAGTTCGTGAGGAATCAAGATGCGAATCCTCGAAGGATGAGAATAAAAGTGGAATGGAAAATGAGGGAAGATacgatagaagagaaaggagaagaatgaAATCGATCGAGATCGAGAATCGGAAGTCAAATATGGCGGATATTTTTTCAAGGTCGGCCAAagtttatcgttttatatcaACGCAATCGGAGGACCAAGTCGACGAGAGATCGGAGGACATAGATGCTTGTTCGCAAGATCGAAGGATCTCGTTGCAGATAACGGGAGATGGAGGAgcaggagaaggagaaggagaagaaggagctGGAAGAGATGACgaggtaaaaaggaaaaaggaatcgAGGGAGccgatttttaaattatctgaGTATAGATCGAGTACGACGAATGTCGTCGAGTCAACGTGTACGAGAATCGTTGGATCGATCGACGACGATAAGGGAAATGATGCTAATAATATCGAACGAGTTGTCGTTTCAAGGAACATATCTGGAGTTACCGCTTTAGCTGCACCATCGTCATTTAGAAAATTGTCCTCTTCCGTTGGCGAGCTAAGTTATGGTGGTGGTTGtggtactactactactactactactactactactgctgctgctactactactactactactactactactattactactgccactactactactctccATCGTGCACTCCCAGACGTTGCTCCTGTCTCGGTCAGACCTATATATCCTTATTGTCCTTATTCTCCTTACGGTAGTCCCCAGGGATCGCCGAGGAATCGGAGGAGACCTCTCAGGGAGAGTAGGAGAGTTTCCATCGATAACACTCAAGGTGGATTACAGTTGAACCAGTACAGATTGTTGGACAATATCGGACAG GGTTCATACGGTATCGTAAAGTTAGCTTACAACGAGGAAGACGATACTCACTATGCGATGAAGATATTAAGCAAAAGGAAACTGATGAAGAAGGCTGGTATTTTCGGTAGAATGGCACCCGGTAGAAAGGGTACCGCGAATCCTTTGGCTAAGGTATACAGAGAGATAGCTCTATTGAAGAAACTGGATCATCCGAACGTCGTCAAGTTGGTCGAAGTACTCGACGACCCGGATGAGGATAATCTTTACTTGGTATTCGAGTTGGTACAGAAGGGAGAAGTTCTACAGATACCAACCGACAAGCCGCTCGATGAGGATACAGCTAGGAAGAATTTTCGGGATGTTGTTATGGGTGTCGAATATC TACATTATCAACGAATAGTACATCGCGATATTAAACCGAGCAACCTTCTGGTGGATAGCGATGGACGCATAAAGATCGCCGATTTGGGTGTTAGCGCGGAATTAAGGACATCCGGAGAATTGTTATCTGGACCAGCCGGTACACCGGCTTTCGCAGCACCGGAAACAACCACGCCCGATGCTCATTATTCCGGAACG CCATGCGACGTTTGGTCAATGGGCGTGACACTTTATTCCCTGGTTACCGGAAGAGTACCCTGGGACGGTGCTGGAAGTATAATAGGCGTTCATGCTGCCATACGTTCGGAACCTTTAAAATTTCCAGAGAATCCGATCCTCTCGAAGGATCTAAAGGATCTCATTGTAAGGATGCTGACGAAGGATCCAACCGAGAGAATATCATTGCAAAGATTGAAGGAACACGATTGGTTAACCGATATTGGAAAGGATCCATTGCCGAGCGAAGCGGACAATTGTCGACTTCCGGTTACGGTTACCGACGAGGAAGTAGAAAGAGTCGTAACCAAAGTACCCAAACTGGACACATTGATTCTCATTAAGAAAATGCTCAAGCAGCATAGTTTTCAA aaTCCTTTTCTACCGAAGAAAATTAGTAGAACTTTAGGCAACGACGGTGACCCAGTGACGGAGTCTTCTCTACCTTTAGAAAGGACTACGGAATCCTTGGTCCAACGTTCTGTTACACCGAGAAACATCAAAACCGAGAGATTTCAGAGATCAGGTAGAAGCAATTCGGCACCGGATTCGTACGATTGGCAGGCTAATAACAG
- the LOC124952689 gene encoding probable serine/threonine-protein kinase mkcC isoform X5, producing MGKRLPANMPSAKNRRYTKDNVRIPSSPEETSDSEIIEVRKDSALFLEEAEGFDQREFARRYSSLRFSRPRRESSGYSSNLGTFDEDRRNSTNVDVLQDLLKERRRSSAKRNNSRFGEDESRYSIVPSNNNNVLERMPTTEIHRKLSSSGLDMPDIEEVKELVKDDSTSSLSQENLDGNLVDPENQQSRNPSIPSTNETSTITITTTTTTTTTTTTITTAATSSCNKSFESDNCRTMETTGRTIVCDPYDSTSLKEAIAVLVTKRDEDVKSNTTIKSENRERESYNDRKTFERVREESRCESSKDENKSGMENEGRYDRRERRRMKSIEIENRKSNMADIFSRSAKVYRFISTQSEDQVDERSEDIDACSQDRRISLQITGDGGAGEGEGEEGAGRDDEVKRKKESREPIFKLSEYRSSTTNVVESTCTRIVGSIDDDKGNDANNIERVVVSRNISGVTALAAPSSFRKLSSSVGELSYGGGCGTTTTTTTTTTAAATTTTTTTTTITTATTTTLHRALPDVAPVSVRPIYPYCPYSPYGSPQGSPRNRRRPLRESRRVSIDNTQGGLQLNQYRLLDNIGQGSYGIVKLAYNEEDDTHYAMKILSKRKLMKKAGIFGRMAPGRKGTANPLAKVYREIALLKKLDHPNVVKLVEVLDDPDEDNLYLVFELVQKGEVLQIPTDKPLDEDTARKNFRDVVMGVEYLHYQRIVHRDIKPSNLLVDSDGRIKIADLGVSAELRTSGELLSGPAGTPAFAAPETTTPDAHYSGTPCDVWSMGVTLYSLVTGRVPWDGAGSIIGVHAAIRSEPLKFPENPILSKDLKDLIVRMLTKDPTERISLQRLKEHDWLTDIGKDPLPSEADNCRLPVTVTDEEVERVVTKVPKLDTLILIKKMLKQHSFQNPFLPKKISRTLGNDGDPVTESSLPLERTTESLVQRSVTPRNIKTERFQRSGRSNSAPDSYDWQANNRQISMESPLPPVTEASNQEAEIERR from the exons gataACGTCAGGATACCGTCCAGTCCGGAAGAGACGTCAGATTCGGAGATAATCGAGGTACGAAAAGACAGTGCGTTATTTCTCGAGGAGGCCGAGGGTTTCGATCAACGTGAATTTGCAAGAAGGTATAGCTCGTTAAGATTCTCAAGGCCACGTAGAGAAAGCAGCGGATACTCTAGTAATCTTGGTACATTCGACGAGGACAGAAGGAACTCGACTAATGTCGACGTTCTACAAGATTTATTAAAGGAAAGACGTAGATCATCGGCGAAACGTAACAATTCACGATTTGGAGAAGACGAATCTCGTTACTCAATCGTCCCgagcaataacaataacgtttTAGAAAGGATGCCGACTACTGAGATCCATAGGAAGCTTTCGAGCTCGGGTTTGGATATGCCTGACATCGAGGAAGTTAAAGAACTTGTTAAGGACGATTCAACTTCGTCCTTATCGCAGGAAAATCTTGATGGAAATCTTGTCGATCCTGAAA ACCAGCAATCTCGAAATCCGTCGATTCCTTCAACAAACGAGActtctactattactatcactactactactactactactactactactactactattacaacTGCAGCTACTAGTTCGTGCAATAAATCCTTTGAATCGGATAATTGTCGTACGATGGAAACGACAGGACGTACAATTGTTTGCGATCCGTACGATTCGACGAGTTTAAAAGAGGCTATCGCGGTATTGGTTACAAAAAGGGATGAAGATGTTAAATCTAATACGacaataaaaagtgaaaatcgCGAAAGGGAATCGTACAACGATAGGAAAACTTTTGAAAGAGTTCGTGAGGAATCAAGATGCGAATCCTCGAAGGATGAGAATAAAAGTGGAATGGAAAATGAGGGAAGATacgatagaagagaaaggagaagaatgaAATCGATCGAGATCGAGAATCGGAAGTCAAATATGGCGGATATTTTTTCAAGGTCGGCCAAagtttatcgttttatatcaACGCAATCGGAGGACCAAGTCGACGAGAGATCGGAGGACATAGATGCTTGTTCGCAAGATCGAAGGATCTCGTTGCAGATAACGGGAGATGGAGGAgcaggagaaggagaaggagaagaaggagctGGAAGAGATGACgaggtaaaaaggaaaaaggaatcgAGGGAGccgatttttaaattatctgaGTATAGATCGAGTACGACGAATGTCGTCGAGTCAACGTGTACGAGAATCGTTGGATCGATCGACGACGATAAGGGAAATGATGCTAATAATATCGAACGAGTTGTCGTTTCAAGGAACATATCTGGAGTTACCGCTTTAGCTGCACCATCGTCATTTAGAAAATTGTCCTCTTCCGTTGGCGAGCTAAGTTATGGTGGTGGTTGtggtactactactactactactactactactactgctgctgctactactactactactactactactactattactactgccactactactactctccATCGTGCACTCCCAGACGTTGCTCCTGTCTCGGTCAGACCTATATATCCTTATTGTCCTTATTCTCCTTACGGTAGTCCCCAGGGATCGCCGAGGAATCGGAGGAGACCTCTCAGGGAGAGTAGGAGAGTTTCCATCGATAACACTCAAGGTGGATTACAGTTGAACCAGTACAGATTGTTGGACAATATCGGACAG GGTTCATACGGTATCGTAAAGTTAGCTTACAACGAGGAAGACGATACTCACTATGCGATGAAGATATTAAGCAAAAGGAAACTGATGAAGAAGGCTGGTATTTTCGGTAGAATGGCACCCGGTAGAAAGGGTACCGCGAATCCTTTGGCTAAGGTATACAGAGAGATAGCTCTATTGAAGAAACTGGATCATCCGAACGTCGTCAAGTTGGTCGAAGTACTCGACGACCCGGATGAGGATAATCTTTACTTGGTATTCGAGTTGGTACAGAAGGGAGAAGTTCTACAGATACCAACCGACAAGCCGCTCGATGAGGATACAGCTAGGAAGAATTTTCGGGATGTTGTTATGGGTGTCGAATATC TACATTATCAACGAATAGTACATCGCGATATTAAACCGAGCAACCTTCTGGTGGATAGCGATGGACGCATAAAGATCGCCGATTTGGGTGTTAGCGCGGAATTAAGGACATCCGGAGAATTGTTATCTGGACCAGCCGGTACACCGGCTTTCGCAGCACCGGAAACAACCACGCCCGATGCTCATTATTCCGGAACG CCATGCGACGTTTGGTCAATGGGCGTGACACTTTATTCCCTGGTTACCGGAAGAGTACCCTGGGACGGTGCTGGAAGTATAATAGGCGTTCATGCTGCCATACGTTCGGAACCTTTAAAATTTCCAGAGAATCCGATCCTCTCGAAGGATCTAAAGGATCTCATTGTAAGGATGCTGACGAAGGATCCAACCGAGAGAATATCATTGCAAAGATTGAAGGAACACGATTGGTTAACCGATATTGGAAAGGATCCATTGCCGAGCGAAGCGGACAATTGTCGACTTCCGGTTACGGTTACCGACGAGGAAGTAGAAAGAGTCGTAACCAAAGTACCCAAACTGGACACATTGATTCTCATTAAGAAAATGCTCAAGCAGCATAGTTTTCAA aaTCCTTTTCTACCGAAGAAAATTAGTAGAACTTTAGGCAACGACGGTGACCCAGTGACGGAGTCTTCTCTACCTTTAGAAAGGACTACGGAATCCTTGGTCCAACGTTCTGTTACACCGAGAAACATCAAAACCGAGAGATTTCAGAGATCAGGTAGAAGCAATTCGGCACCGGATTCGTACGATTGGCAGGCTAATAACAG